In Pseudomonas fluorescens, the following are encoded in one genomic region:
- a CDS encoding slipin family protein has protein sequence MGLQLGLVALLLLIIALAGSTFRILREYERGVVFQLGRFWQVKGPGLILLIPVVQQMVRVDLRTVVLDVPPQDVITRDNVSVKVNAVLYFRVLDPQKAIIQVEDFLAATSQLAQTTLRAVLGKHELDELLAERERLNLDIQQVLDAQTDAWGIKVANVEIKHVDLNESMIRAIAKQAEAERERRAKVIHAEGELQASEKLMQAAEMLGRQPGAMQLRYMQTLSSIAGDKSSTIVFPLPIELLKGMADLSSKA, from the coding sequence ATGGGTTTGCAATTGGGTCTTGTCGCGCTGCTACTGTTGATCATCGCACTGGCGGGGTCGACGTTCCGCATCCTGCGCGAATACGAGCGCGGCGTGGTGTTCCAGCTCGGGCGCTTCTGGCAGGTCAAGGGCCCTGGCCTGATCCTGCTGATTCCGGTGGTCCAGCAAATGGTCAGGGTCGATTTGCGCACCGTGGTGCTGGACGTGCCGCCGCAAGACGTGATCACCCGCGACAACGTGTCGGTCAAGGTCAACGCGGTGCTGTATTTCCGCGTACTCGATCCGCAGAAGGCAATCATCCAGGTCGAGGATTTCCTGGCCGCCACCAGCCAATTGGCGCAAACCACGCTACGGGCGGTGCTGGGTAAACACGAACTGGACGAACTGCTGGCCGAACGCGAACGCTTGAATCTGGACATCCAGCAAGTACTCGACGCCCAGACCGACGCCTGGGGCATCAAGGTTGCCAACGTCGAGATCAAACACGTGGACCTCAACGAATCGATGATCCGCGCCATCGCCAAGCAGGCCGAAGCCGAACGGGAACGGCGAGCCAAGGTGATCCACGCCGAAGGCGAATTGCAAGCCTCGGAAAAACTCATGCAGGCCGCCGAAATGCTTGGCCGCCAACCGGGGGCCATGCAGTTGCGCTACATGCAGACCCTGAGTTCGATTGCCGGCGACAAGAGCTCGACCATTGTCTTTCCGCTGCCGATCGAGTTGCTCAAGGGCATGGCGGACTTGTCGTCGAAAGCCTGA
- a CDS encoding NfeD family protein — protein MNTRCCAVALLLALSGSACAADTVVVLLPNPVGIWLITFGIAFLIAEAALPNYGVIGLGGIVMFVIGAVILTNTDVPVPLMIGLGLISALLLIYLVFHALKTRPRHTVSGDAGLVGSETPVTSVQLGNAYGGWVHLQGERWQVLSATPLQPGQQVRVVGRKGLLLQVAAADAAPGGE, from the coding sequence GTGAACACGCGTTGCTGTGCAGTTGCGTTGCTGTTGGCGTTGAGCGGATCGGCCTGCGCCGCCGACACGGTGGTGGTGCTGTTGCCCAACCCCGTCGGGATCTGGCTTATCACCTTCGGCATCGCGTTCCTGATCGCTGAGGCGGCCCTGCCCAATTACGGCGTGATCGGCTTGGGCGGCATCGTGATGTTCGTGATCGGCGCGGTGATCCTGACCAATACCGATGTGCCCGTGCCGTTGATGATCGGCCTGGGACTGATCAGCGCACTGTTGCTGATCTACCTGGTGTTTCACGCCCTGAAGACCCGACCGCGCCACACGGTCAGCGGTGATGCCGGGCTGGTCGGCAGCGAAACGCCGGTCACTTCAGTACAGCTCGGCAACGCCTATGGCGGCTGGGTTCATCTGCAAGGAGAACGATGGCAAGTGCTCAGCGCGACGCCGCTGCAACCCGGGCAACAGGTACGGGTGGTGGGGCGCAAGGGCTTGCTGCTGCAAGTGGCCGCGGCTGACGCGGCGCCGGGCGGAGAATAG
- a CDS encoding YbaK/EbsC family protein — protein MRMARTVQRSLEKAQCEYDIVSHPHSASSLETARVAGIPAERVAKSVILDDHHGHYLMAVLPASRHLDLSKVRSSGEWQVSRESNLAHLFDDCERGAVPALGESYGLEVVIDPLLTRQKDIYLEAGNHVNLVRMDMPEFLKMVPHAEVRELSH, from the coding sequence ATGCGTATGGCAAGAACCGTGCAGCGAAGCCTGGAAAAGGCTCAATGCGAATATGACATCGTCAGCCACCCACACTCGGCCAGCAGCCTCGAAACGGCACGGGTCGCAGGTATTCCTGCCGAACGGGTGGCCAAATCGGTGATCCTCGACGATCACCATGGGCATTACCTGATGGCTGTGCTGCCCGCCAGCCGTCACCTTGACCTGAGCAAAGTCCGCAGCAGCGGTGAGTGGCAGGTTTCCCGCGAAAGCAACCTGGCGCACCTGTTCGATGATTGCGAACGCGGTGCCGTACCGGCGCTGGGTGAGTCCTATGGGTTGGAGGTGGTGATCGATCCGCTGCTGACCCGGCAGAAAGACATCTATCTGGAGGCCGGCAACCACGTCAACCTGGTGCGTATGGACATGCCCGAGTTTCTGAAAATGGTGCCGCATGCCGAGGTGCGGGAGTTGAGTCATTAG
- a CDS encoding DUF2789 domain-containing protein: MESPTHNLPSLFKQLGLPDDAESIDKFIATHSPLKPELHLADAFFWSPSQADLLREEILDDADWAEVVDQLDVLLRKGRGV; encoded by the coding sequence ATGGAAAGCCCGACCCACAACCTTCCATCCCTGTTCAAGCAACTCGGCCTGCCGGACGACGCCGAAAGCATCGATAAATTCATCGCCACCCATTCACCGCTCAAACCGGAGCTGCACCTTGCGGATGCATTTTTCTGGAGCCCGAGTCAGGCGGATCTTCTGCGTGAAGAGATACTCGATGACGCGGATTGGGCGGAGGTGGTGGATCAGCTGGATGTGCTGTTGAGGAAGGGGCGGGGGGTGTAA
- a CDS encoding type II toxin-antitoxin system prevent-host-death family antitoxin, with amino-acid sequence MQSVLADMAVSVSELKKNPSAVLNGAHGGPVAVLNHNRVMGYMVPADVFEAMMERLDDLELAEIVRSRRHETPISVTLDDL; translated from the coding sequence ATGCAAAGTGTATTGGCTGATATGGCTGTCAGCGTGTCTGAACTAAAGAAAAACCCCTCTGCCGTTTTGAATGGCGCCCATGGAGGGCCCGTCGCAGTGCTCAATCACAATCGCGTCATGGGTTACATGGTCCCTGCCGATGTGTTCGAAGCCATGATGGAACGCCTGGATGATCTGGAGTTGGCGGAAATTGTGCGTTCTCGTCGTCATGAAACGCCGATTTCGGTAACGCTGGATGACTTATAA
- a CDS encoding type II toxin-antitoxin system RelE/ParE family toxin, with protein sequence MTYKLEFLPSARKEWDKLGHTLREQFKKKLAERLEMPRIPSDSLHGMPDCYKIKLKSSGYRLVYEVIDERVVVSVVAVGKRERSEVYERARKR encoded by the coding sequence ATGACTTATAAGCTCGAATTTCTGCCGTCTGCACGCAAAGAATGGGACAAGCTGGGGCACACGCTGCGTGAACAATTCAAAAAGAAGTTGGCAGAGCGGCTCGAAATGCCTCGAATCCCTTCCGACTCACTCCATGGCATGCCCGACTGCTACAAAATCAAGTTGAAGTCATCGGGATATCGACTCGTCTATGAGGTGATAGATGAGCGTGTCGTCGTTTCTGTCGTTGCAGTAGGAAAGCGCGAACGCAGTGAAGTGTATGAGCGTGCAAGGAAACGTTGA
- a CDS encoding MarR family transcriptional regulator, with protein MNISSAMVVAARHWRKICQTTLANYGISEACAVPLLMIGRLGEGVRQVTVAQAAGMESPSLVRLLDQLCHGGYVCRTEDAQDRRAKCLSLTETGRELVQAVEVELVRLRHEVLEGIDQSDLEATLRVLRAFEAATPPSVANS; from the coding sequence ATGAACATCAGCAGTGCCATGGTGGTGGCCGCCAGGCATTGGCGCAAAATCTGCCAGACCACGCTGGCCAACTATGGAATCTCCGAAGCCTGCGCCGTTCCGCTGTTGATGATCGGGCGTCTGGGCGAGGGTGTGCGGCAGGTGACGGTGGCCCAGGCAGCCGGGATGGAGAGCCCGTCGCTGGTGCGCTTGCTCGATCAGTTGTGCCATGGCGGCTACGTCTGCCGCACAGAAGATGCACAGGACCGCCGCGCCAAATGCCTGAGCCTGACCGAAACCGGTCGGGAGCTGGTGCAGGCGGTCGAAGTTGAACTGGTGCGCTTGCGCCACGAAGTCCTTGAAGGCATTGACCAGAGTGATCTGGAGGCTACGCTGCGGGTACTGAGAGCTTTTGAAGCGGCCACGCCACCATCGGTGGCCAACTCTTGA
- a CDS encoding FUSC family protein, which produces MNGFFSGMPPARDWFYGVRTFAASMIALYIALLMQMPRPYWAMATVYIVSSPFLGPTSSKALYRAVGTFIGAAAAVLFVPMFVQSPYVLVVVIALWTGTLLFLSLHLRTANNYALMLAGYTLPLIALPVVNNPLGVWDVAEARTEEIFLGIAVAAVVGAMFWPRRLAPVFNDSVSKWFTDASTYSLRFISRNVQPEEVSALRASMVATFNSLELMIGQLPHEGSRPQTVRNTKELRGRMIHLLPVIDALDDALYALERRTPELVDKFAPLLAATTEWLEHKDADLDRWQALKDQLEALQPAPEALDDRKQLLFSNAIYRLGEWIDLWQDCRSLQYAIQCESQDSWRAVYRHWRLGRLSPFLDRGLMFYSAASTVTAIIVASVLWILLGWTDGGSAVILAAVACSFFASMDDPAPQIYRFFFWTAMSVVFASLYLFLVLPNLHDFPMLVLAFAVPFICVGTLTVKPQFYLGMLLTLVNTSSFISIQGAYDADFLSFANSNLAGPMGLLFAFIWTLIARPFGAELAAKRLTRFSWRDIVSLSEPAALSEHRLLGIRMLDRLMQHLPRLAMTGQDSGVALREVRVALNLLDLLAYTPRVLGVPQVLLRQVVAEVGEYFKACLKAGERLQAPSPLLMTLDRTRRALSGAGDDETRRHLLHALSGLRLALLPGVEFVGSAEAEEPLPHGIDGAPL; this is translated from the coding sequence TTGAACGGATTTTTCTCTGGCATGCCCCCGGCGCGGGACTGGTTCTACGGAGTCCGCACCTTCGCCGCATCGATGATCGCGCTGTACATCGCTCTGCTCATGCAAATGCCGCGTCCGTACTGGGCGATGGCTACGGTGTACATCGTTTCCAGTCCGTTTCTCGGCCCTACCAGTTCCAAGGCGCTGTACCGGGCGGTCGGCACCTTTATCGGCGCTGCGGCGGCGGTTCTGTTCGTGCCGATGTTCGTGCAGAGCCCCTACGTGCTGGTGGTGGTGATTGCGCTGTGGACCGGGACGCTGCTGTTTCTGTCCCTGCATTTGCGCACCGCGAACAACTACGCCCTGATGCTCGCCGGCTACACCTTGCCGTTGATCGCCCTGCCGGTGGTGAACAACCCGCTGGGGGTGTGGGACGTGGCCGAAGCGCGGACCGAAGAAATCTTTCTCGGCATTGCCGTGGCGGCGGTGGTCGGTGCCATGTTCTGGCCCCGGCGCCTGGCGCCGGTGTTCAATGATTCGGTGAGCAAATGGTTTACCGATGCATCGACCTACAGCCTGCGCTTCATCAGCCGCAACGTGCAGCCTGAAGAAGTCAGCGCGTTGCGGGCATCGATGGTCGCCACGTTCAACTCACTGGAATTGATGATCGGCCAGTTGCCCCACGAAGGCTCGCGTCCGCAGACGGTGCGCAACACCAAGGAATTGCGCGGACGGATGATTCATCTGCTGCCAGTGATCGATGCCCTCGACGATGCGCTTTACGCCCTGGAACGGCGCACCCCTGAGCTTGTGGACAAGTTCGCACCCTTGCTGGCCGCCACCACCGAGTGGCTCGAGCACAAGGATGCCGATCTCGACCGTTGGCAAGCCCTGAAGGATCAACTTGAGGCCCTGCAACCGGCTCCCGAAGCGCTGGATGACCGCAAGCAACTGCTGTTCTCCAACGCCATTTACCGTCTCGGCGAGTGGATTGATTTGTGGCAGGACTGCCGCAGCCTGCAATACGCCATCCAGTGCGAAAGCCAGGACAGCTGGCGCGCGGTGTATCGGCACTGGCGGCTGGGACGGTTATCCCCGTTCCTGGATCGAGGCCTGATGTTTTATTCCGCGGCGTCCACCGTCACCGCGATTATCGTCGCTTCGGTGCTGTGGATTCTGCTCGGCTGGACCGATGGCGGCAGCGCCGTGATCCTGGCGGCGGTGGCGTGCAGTTTCTTTGCCTCGATGGACGACCCGGCGCCGCAGATTTACCGGTTCTTTTTCTGGACAGCGATGTCGGTGGTGTTCGCCAGCCTTTATCTGTTTCTGGTGCTGCCCAACCTGCATGACTTTCCGATGCTGGTGCTGGCGTTTGCCGTGCCGTTCATTTGCGTCGGCACCCTGACGGTCAAGCCGCAGTTTTACCTGGGCATGTTGCTGACCCTGGTCAACACCTCGTCCTTCATCAGCATTCAGGGCGCTTACGACGCGGACTTCCTCAGTTTCGCCAACTCCAACCTGGCCGGTCCCATGGGGTTGCTGTTCGCGTTCATCTGGACCCTGATTGCCCGGCCGTTCGGTGCCGAGCTGGCGGCCAAGCGCCTGACCCGTTTCAGCTGGCGTGACATCGTCAGCCTCTCCGAGCCGGCCGCGTTGTCTGAGCATCGGCTTCTGGGCATACGGATGCTCGATCGGCTGATGCAGCATCTGCCGCGCCTGGCCATGACCGGCCAGGACTCCGGCGTGGCGCTGCGGGAGGTACGGGTGGCGCTGAATCTGTTGGACCTGCTCGCTTATACGCCGCGGGTCCTTGGTGTGCCGCAGGTGTTGCTGCGTCAGGTGGTGGCCGAGGTGGGCGAGTACTTCAAGGCCTGTCTCAAGGCCGGTGAACGCTTGCAGGCACCGAGCCCGTTGCTGATGACCCTCGACCGCACGCGTCGCGCCCTCAGCGGTGCCGGCGACGATGAAACCCGTCGGCATCTGCTGCACGCCCTGAGCGGCCTGCGCCTGGCACTGTTGCCCGGCGTCGAGTTCGTCGGTTCCGCCGAGGCCGAAGAGCCGCTTCCCCATGGCATTGATGGAGCGCCTTTATGA
- a CDS encoding DUF1656 domain-containing protein: MIGDLDLSGVFLPTLLVLMGITYVLYLLVHGVLTRLHFYRLVWHRALFNVALYALLLGAVDSLSRYLMT, translated from the coding sequence ATGATCGGTGACCTGGATCTGAGCGGGGTGTTCCTGCCCACGCTGCTGGTGCTGATGGGCATTACGTATGTGTTGTACCTGTTGGTGCACGGGGTGCTGACGCGCCTGCACTTTTACCGTCTGGTCTGGCACCGGGCATTGTTCAACGTGGCCCTCTACGCCTTGCTGCTTGGCGCCGTGGACTCACTCAGTCGATACCTGATGACATGA
- a CDS encoding HlyD family secretion protein: MKKPFLTLGRVVLTLLIVSFAVVVVWRMVMYYMFAPWTRDGHIRADIVQIAPDVSGLIQQVEVRDNQLVKRGQVLFSIDPDRFRLALRQAKAAVADREETLAQAQREAKRNKGLGNLVPGEQLEESQSKVARAQVALMEAQVAVDSAQLNLDRSVIRSPVDGYVNDRAPRAQEFVSAGRPVLSVVDSNSFHIDGYFEETKLNGIHIGQSVDIRVIGDNARLRGHVESIVAGIEDRDRTSGNNLLPNVNPAFSWVRLAQRIPVRIAFDDVPEDFRMIAGRTATVSIIDDQKREPAQ, translated from the coding sequence ATGAAAAAACCGTTTCTAACCCTCGGTCGCGTGGTGCTGACCCTGCTGATCGTGAGCTTCGCCGTTGTCGTGGTCTGGCGCATGGTGATGTATTACATGTTCGCGCCCTGGACCCGCGACGGGCACATCCGTGCCGACATCGTGCAAATCGCGCCGGACGTGTCCGGGCTGATCCAGCAAGTGGAGGTGCGCGACAACCAGCTGGTCAAGCGCGGCCAGGTGTTGTTCAGCATCGATCCTGACCGCTTCAGGCTGGCCCTGCGCCAGGCGAAAGCGGCCGTCGCCGACCGCGAAGAAACCCTGGCCCAGGCCCAGCGCGAGGCCAAGCGGAACAAGGGTCTTGGCAACCTGGTGCCGGGTGAGCAGCTGGAAGAAAGCCAGTCGAAAGTGGCCCGCGCCCAAGTGGCCTTGATGGAAGCCCAGGTGGCGGTGGACAGCGCGCAGCTCAACCTCGACCGCTCGGTGATCCGCAGCCCGGTGGACGGCTACGTCAACGATCGCGCGCCACGGGCCCAGGAGTTCGTCAGCGCCGGGCGTCCGGTGTTGTCGGTGGTCGACAGCAACTCGTTCCACATCGATGGCTATTTCGAAGAAACCAAACTGAACGGCATTCATATCGGGCAAAGCGTCGACATCCGGGTGATCGGCGACAATGCGCGCCTGCGCGGGCATGTGGAGAGCATCGTCGCCGGTATCGAAGACCGCGACCGCACCAGCGGCAACAACCTGCTGCCCAACGTCAACCCGGCGTTCAGCTGGGTGCGGCTGGCCCAGCGGATTCCGGTGCGGATTGCCTTCGATGACGTGCCGGAAGATTTCCGCATGATCGCCGGGCGTACCGCCACGGTATCGATCATCGACGATCAGAAGCGGGAGCCGGCGCAATGA
- a CDS encoding efflux transporter outer membrane subunit: MSKASGLAVAGLSLLLSACQMVGPDYHLPEEAAVHRQDFQGDLAVDGKTVVSAPVPADWWRLYKDPRLDQLVQQAMASNTDLRVAAASLSRSRAQVDEAQAAGGWSGGVQMGAQRLQESGQAFLLPEKVPVANIGDIGISASYQFDLFGTLQRGIEAAKANADATQAAADTARITVVADVVRAYTQVCAANEEREIAQHSLDLQAQSTTLIQRLRDAGRGDETQVTRSQTQFKSLRADMPRYEAARQAGLYRLSMLLAKPVDQLPAGTATCDELPKIAQLIPVGDGAALLKRRPDVRQAERRLAAATAGIGVATGELYPNISIGATIGTVGILDDLGDPSTNRWGFGPSLTWNVPTNGARARIREAEAVTQATLAHFDGVVLNAIRETQTGLAQYTALLQRRDALADAEQSAKLAADQTHRFFQAGRASFLADLQATRTYIDVTAQLAAANTQVAASQIDLFLALGGGWESGRTQASNSGKP; this comes from the coding sequence ATGAGCAAGGCCTCGGGTTTGGCGGTCGCCGGGTTAAGCTTGCTGCTGTCGGCGTGTCAGATGGTCGGGCCGGATTATCACTTGCCCGAAGAAGCGGCCGTCCATCGTCAAGACTTCCAGGGTGATCTGGCGGTCGACGGTAAAACCGTGGTGTCCGCGCCGGTGCCGGCCGATTGGTGGCGCCTGTACAAGGACCCGCGACTCGACCAGTTGGTACAACAGGCCATGGCTTCCAACACCGATTTGCGTGTGGCGGCGGCCAGTCTGTCGCGGTCTCGCGCTCAGGTCGATGAGGCGCAAGCGGCGGGCGGCTGGAGCGGCGGCGTGCAGATGGGCGCCCAGCGCTTGCAGGAGTCCGGCCAGGCCTTCCTGCTGCCGGAAAAAGTGCCGGTGGCCAACATCGGCGATATCGGCATCAGCGCGTCGTACCAGTTCGACCTGTTCGGCACCTTGCAACGCGGCATCGAAGCGGCCAAGGCCAATGCCGATGCGACGCAGGCCGCCGCCGATACTGCACGCATTACCGTGGTGGCCGACGTGGTTCGCGCCTACACCCAAGTGTGTGCGGCCAATGAAGAGCGGGAAATCGCCCAGCATTCCCTCGATCTGCAAGCCCAGAGCACCACGCTGATCCAGCGCTTGCGCGATGCTGGGCGTGGCGACGAAACCCAGGTCACCCGCTCGCAGACCCAATTCAAATCCCTGCGCGCCGACATGCCGCGCTATGAAGCCGCTCGTCAGGCCGGGCTGTATCGCTTGTCGATGTTGCTGGCCAAGCCGGTGGACCAACTGCCGGCCGGCACCGCCACCTGCGACGAGCTGCCAAAAATCGCGCAATTGATCCCGGTGGGCGATGGCGCCGCATTGCTCAAGCGTCGTCCCGATGTACGGCAGGCCGAGCGGCGACTGGCGGCCGCGACGGCCGGTATTGGCGTCGCCACGGGCGAGCTGTACCCGAATATCAGCATCGGCGCGACCATCGGTACCGTCGGTATCCTCGACGATCTGGGCGATCCGTCTACCAACCGCTGGGGCTTCGGTCCGTCGCTGACCTGGAACGTGCCGACCAACGGCGCCCGGGCGCGCATCCGCGAAGCCGAAGCGGTGACCCAGGCGACCTTGGCGCATTTCGATGGGGTGGTGCTCAACGCCATTCGCGAGACCCAGACCGGCCTGGCCCAGTACACGGCATTGCTGCAACGCCGCGATGCACTGGCCGATGCCGAGCAATCGGCAAAACTGGCGGCCGACCAGACCCATCGCTTCTTCCAGGCCGGCCGCGCCTCGTTCCTGGCGGACCTGCAAGCCACCCGCACCTACATCGACGTCACGGCGCAACTGGCGGCCGCGAACACCCAGGTTGCCGCCAGTCAGATCGATTTGTTCCTCGCCTTGGGCGGCGGATGGGAAAGCGGACGAACGCAAGCGTCGAACTCCGGCAAACCCTGA
- a CDS encoding NADH:ubiquinone oxidoreductase subunit N, with product MKNPYALGFWCAIVALVLLSATYFYGIMLAHQIDKALVFLDSAAALIAVMSIAVVAWASVQNQRIKKRQLEQGKTLVLIWDTKVALRRVETVFDRYFWGSYWQPGRTFQEVMGELTGTPLEKSLETLKKQCLALDRQVADDGRHWLSNARELADVATAMARERYQLDFCDPREEVTGGAVINRDFEVLVYTWTARLKSFDHQLDEIEVQYS from the coding sequence ATGAAAAACCCTTACGCTCTCGGCTTCTGGTGCGCCATCGTGGCGTTGGTGCTGCTGTCGGCCACCTATTTCTACGGCATCATGCTGGCCCACCAGATCGACAAGGCTCTGGTGTTCCTCGACAGTGCCGCCGCGCTGATTGCCGTGATGTCCATTGCGGTGGTGGCCTGGGCCTCGGTCCAGAATCAACGCATCAAGAAAAGACAACTCGAACAAGGCAAGACCCTGGTCCTGATCTGGGACACCAAGGTGGCGTTGCGTCGTGTCGAAACCGTGTTCGACCGCTATTTCTGGGGCAGTTACTGGCAACCGGGGCGCACCTTTCAGGAAGTCATGGGCGAATTGACCGGCACGCCGCTGGAAAAAAGCCTCGAGACCCTGAAAAAACAATGCCTGGCGCTGGACCGGCAAGTGGCTGACGACGGTCGGCACTGGCTCAGCAATGCCCGGGAACTGGCCGATGTCGCCACGGCCATGGCCCGCGAACGCTATCAACTGGACTTCTGCGACCCGCGCGAGGAAGTGACGGGCGGGGCGGTGATCAACCGGGACTTCGAAGTGCTGGTGTACACCTGGACTGCGCGGCTCAAAAGTTTTGATCATCAGCTGGATGAGATCGAGGTCCAATACTCTTGA
- a CDS encoding YdgA family protein, whose protein sequence is MNKSAGVLLGIVVAIGAISAGGAWFTGTKIEGVLNTSIADTNKELQAAMVGSNGTASLELVSLERHVFSSTAHYRLKGEGEMFGEAPVELLFVDHIEHGPLPFSRLMSLKWLPVLATSHYELEKTPSTEKWFAAAKDKSPLTGVVNIGYDNSTNGTLELQPLEMALDDKSSLKFSGLSMDVDASAKAQKVKASGYMDSLKVTTVSEDQAPVQVELNGLTLASNLTKSTYGFYTGENVVELASGKSTFGVKQSVLDFKKFEMKNLTEEKGSNVSGRADYKVGDVSLNGKTIGSGALAMSLKNLDIPATLSLMQVYQSKLQPYERAAAEAAAAGLPAPELKLTEAEEALLKSSLEKLLAAGPQVALENLSFNTANGESRANMVLDLTKPQAIDLPTDQLVRQLIALLDFKLQVSKAMLVDVLTVQSQIDGQTDAKLIADQATATADMFSSMAVGSQLAKLDGNNIVTNLRYANNQVDFNGQKMTVEEFASFVMSKFADAGATE, encoded by the coding sequence ATGAATAAATCAGCAGGCGTGCTACTGGGAATTGTTGTCGCAATCGGTGCCATCAGCGCAGGCGGAGCCTGGTTCACCGGCACCAAAATCGAAGGTGTGTTGAACACCTCGATTGCCGATACCAACAAGGAATTGCAGGCGGCGATGGTCGGTTCAAACGGCACGGCGTCGCTGGAACTGGTGTCGCTGGAGCGTCATGTATTCAGCAGCACCGCGCACTACCGTCTCAAGGGCGAAGGCGAAATGTTCGGCGAAGCGCCGGTCGAGTTGCTGTTTGTCGATCACATCGAACACGGCCCGTTGCCGTTCTCGCGCCTGATGTCGCTGAAGTGGCTGCCGGTCCTGGCGACCAGTCACTACGAACTGGAAAAGACCCCGTCCACCGAGAAGTGGTTTGCCGCCGCCAAGGACAAATCCCCGCTGACCGGTGTGGTCAACATCGGTTATGACAACTCTACCAATGGCACCCTCGAGTTGCAGCCGCTGGAAATGGCCCTGGATGACAAGTCGAGCTTGAAGTTCTCCGGCCTGAGCATGGACGTCGACGCCAGCGCCAAGGCGCAGAAGGTCAAGGCCAGCGGCTACATGGACAGCCTGAAGGTGACCACAGTGTCCGAGGATCAGGCACCGGTGCAGGTTGAATTGAACGGCCTGACCCTGGCCAGCAACCTGACAAAAAGTACCTACGGTTTCTACACCGGTGAGAACGTTGTTGAACTGGCCAGCGGCAAGTCGACTTTTGGCGTCAAGCAGTCGGTACTGGACTTCAAGAAATTCGAAATGAAAAACCTGACTGAAGAAAAGGGTAGCAACGTCTCCGGGCGTGCCGACTACAAGGTCGGCGACGTGTCCCTGAACGGCAAGACCATCGGTTCCGGGGCGCTGGCCATGAGCCTGAAGAACCTCGACATTCCGGCCACCCTGTCATTGATGCAGGTTTACCAGAGCAAACTGCAGCCGTATGAAAGGGCTGCGGCCGAAGCAGCGGCGGCCGGCCTGCCGGCGCCAGAGCTGAAACTGACCGAAGCCGAAGAGGCGCTGCTCAAGTCCAGTCTGGAAAAACTGCTGGCGGCCGGACCACAAGTGGCCCTGGAAAACTTGTCGTTCAACACCGCCAACGGTGAGAGCCGCGCCAACATGGTGCTCGACCTGACCAAGCCACAAGCCATCGATCTGCCGACCGATCAGTTGGTCAGACAGCTGATCGCGCTGCTGGACTTCAAACTGCAAGTGTCCAAAGCCATGCTGGTCGATGTGCTCACCGTGCAATCGCAAATCGATGGTCAGACCGACGCCAAACTGATTGCCGACCAGGCCACTGCCACCGCAGACATGTTCAGCAGCATGGCGGTCGGCAGCCAACTGGCAAAACTGGACGGCAATAACATCGTCACCAACTTGCGTTACGCCAACAATCAGGTGGACTTCAACGGCCAGAAAATGACCGTCGAAGAGTTTGCCAGTTTTGTGATGAGCAAGTTCGCAGATGCTGGTGCCACCGAGTAA